TTCAGATGAAGAACAGAATTTGATGTATAAATGCGATTTGTGCTACGACCGTACCAAGGAGGGTATTCCTCCCCATGTGCGCCTCCGTTTGCCCGACGAATACGCTGCAATGGTTAACGGACGAAGAACTCGCAGCCAAGAAAGCCGCCCATCAGTTAGGCAAATGGACGGCCAGTCATCAGCCGTTTGACCCGCTCGAAGGGGAAACGAATGTGAAGATCAGCCTGCCGGGCATTCTGCAAGGCAAGCAAAAGTTATTCTAATTTACCGAAGGCGAGGTGACCTGTATGCCACAGGAAAAGGAACTGGGACAAGGACAAGGACATCAACGAGAACATCTACAAGAACATCAACAAGGCCATAAGCGCGACAACAATCACAGTCCCTTTCAGGAAGATAATTATACGCATAATATTCGCAAGAACGATGAGAGAAAGCTGGATCGCCGCGGATTTATGAAGACGCTGGTAGGAGCGGCGGGCGTGTTCGCCGTTTCCACGCTCCCTTGGGGAACTTTGGCTGCACGGGAGCTTACAGGTCTTAAGAAGAAAGCATACCCGAAGCTCAAGATCGCCGATATCCGTTCCCTCCAGGTTGGGGACGCAGTGGAGTTTG
This genomic window from Paenibacillus hexagrammi contains:
- a CDS encoding Rieske 2Fe-2S domain-containing protein produces the protein MPQEKELGQGQGHQREHLQEHQQGHKRDNNHSPFQEDNYTHNIRKNDERKLDRRGFMKTLVGAAGVFAVSTLPWGTLAARELTGLKKKAYPKLKIADIRSLQVGDAVEFAYPGEHDSALLIRLGDNEYKAYQNACTHLKCPVFWSKEQDEMVCPCHHGIFDARTGIPTAGPPKRPLPEVLLKQESGAIYAIGVKRYEA